A window of the Salvelinus sp. IW2-2015 linkage group LG3, ASM291031v2, whole genome shotgun sequence genome harbors these coding sequences:
- the LOC111981034 gene encoding C-type lectin BfL-2-like: MPTSSPSSANVPLHPDYLHYFNESKSWINALEFCESRGSKSNLVHITNQTVQADVTQLLSNVELACGGVWIGLERSIFEWSAPWLWTSGDVDKVVKYREWHSCFPLNPINYHCGKMVRVGNRELKWLDASCHQELPFICQDLH; this comes from the exons ATGCCCACATCCTCCCCCAGTAGTGCAAATGTTCCACTCCATCCGG ATTACCTGCACTACTTCAATGAGTCCAAGAGCTGGATCAATGCACTGGAATTCTGTGAGAGTCGTGGCTCCAAGTCCAACCTGGTGCACATCACCAACCAGACCGTTCAGGCTGATGTAACCCAGCTCCTGTCCAATGTGGAGCTGGCATGTGGGGGGGTGTGGATTGGTCTGGAGCGGTCCATCTTTGAGTGGAGCGCCCCCTGGCTGTGGACCAGTGGTGATGTTGATAAGGTGGTGAAGTACAGAGAGTGGCACAGCTGCTTCCCCCTCAACCCCATCAATTACCACTGTGGTAAGATGGTCCGGGTTGGTAACAGAGAACTGAAGTGGCTGGATGCTTCCTGTCATCAGGAATTGCCCTTCATCTGTCAAG